The Streptococcus downei MFe28 DNA window TCACCATCATGATCCAGTGCCGAATTGTAATTGGTAATGTTTTGTGATTTGAGACTTCCTTTGGTGATAATAATTTTACCATTAGAATCTACGCCATCGCCATAGCCAATAAGGGAGATATCAGCCCCCTTAATAAAAATACCTAAGTCGTTTTTGATATCGGAAGGACTGTTTTTCAGTTTTGACAAGTCAGCATCATCCTTGTCCGTCCACTCAGAAGCGTTGATCCCATCATCGCCTGCATTGATTGTGATGTTCCCCTTCTTCAGATTCACAAAGCGGCCTTCAATCCCTTCATGACCAGAAGTGATGGTTATAGTCGATGCGCCATCTACTGTTACCTCATCGTAAGCTGCCAGTCCTTTATGTTGGGCGTTAATTGTTAGGGTTGAATCTTCAATTTTTAGATCTGCTGAATTGACATCGCTCTCATCTTTAACTTTAATACCGTCATCATCAGATTTAATCGTGATGGCAGAGCCATCAATAGTAACCTTTTTAGTAGCATGAATGCCGTCTTTAGCAGATGTTAAATCAAGGTTGACTTTTTTAACTTTTAGGTTATCTGCCTTGATGGCATGCCCTGCTGTACTTTTCAGTGCCAAGGCTGCTTTATTTTTACCTGAAATATAGAGAGCCCCTCCTGCTTCAATCGTGTTTGCCGTTGAAGAAGCCAGAGAACTGTCCGAGAGGATATTGAGCGTCAAATCTTTGCGAGCAGAAATATTAGAGTCCTTTAAATCAAGCGTTTTAAGATTGAAGGTTACTGCATCAGTTACATTGTCTGCAATTCCGATGCTATATCCATTGCCAGAACCCGTCAGAGTATAAGTGCCTGCTTGATTGATGGTAATAGTTTTCCCATCAATGGAGACCCTTGACGAGTTAGACTGCGCATTGGCATCAGCAAAGGTAATCACCCTTGCTCTTTGTGCATCTTTATCGCGGCCACGTGCTTCATCCCAGTCGTATCTCTCATGGTAATGCGCCGCATCGGCTCTGATGACATCTGAATCTATAGCTGAATCAGCTGTTTGACTGCTAGGGCTGTCTGTGTCGGCAGCAACAGATTCCGTATCGGTGTCAATGTCAGCAGCATCAGCTGTTTGATCGGATGCTGCAGTGTTTTCAGTATCAGAAGCGCTTGTTTGGCTGTCAGCTGCTGTAGGGGTTTCCTCTACAGAAACCACCTTATCACTGCTGTCACTAGCAGCAGTTGCCTCGTCAGCTGAGGCAGGTTGACTGGCTCCGAGTAATACAATGGTGCCAGCTAGGACAAGACCTGTTACCAAGCCTTTTGAGGACTTGCGCTTAATGTCATGTCCCTTGCTCTGAGAAAACGCAGATCGGTTGAAAATGTAATTTTTATTCATAATATAATGTCTTAACCCTTTCTAAAAGTGTTGTTACCAGTTTAACGGGGATAATTTACAAGAAGTTAAACGTCCGGCAACAAAGTGAAAACAAAATGATGACAGCTTTGACATCTTAGGTGATAGATCAGCTCTTATCATCCTGCGAAAGACCCATAATCCGCTGTTTTTAATGAATAGAGGCAGTTGTCCTTCTTCAGACATTAACTAATACTCTTCTAAAATCAAAAAGATACTTTGTTAACTCACTTTGCCGTACGTCAGTACTGTCTGCAGTTCGTTGCCTCGTCTGTTTTTGATTTTCATTGAGTATAAAATAGTTATTCATACTATTTTATACTAGTTACCCGTTGTGCTAGTTAAAAAGTTACGAAAAAAGCCCAATTGGACTATACTGTAAGTGCAAAAATCAAACAGGAGGTTGTCCAAATGAGCCACTTACAGTATACCGCTAATTGTCATCACTTACAATACAAGGTGAAGCAATTGTCCAAAATTTGTCATTGGTTCTATCAAAACTATTGTCCAGAAGCTATTAAGCACCGACATAATGTCAAATTAGCTCATGTCTCCGATGAGTCCCTCTTAACCTTACTTGTCCTACAAGCAGAACTGGGAATTAAGTCACAACATCACTTTTACCAGATGTGTCATCTATTTTGCTTGGAAAAGAGACTCAAAAGAAGTCGCTTCAATCGTCGATCCCAAAATCTGATTTGGCTCATTCAGTTGATTCGACAAGGCTTGAACCAACAAATACCAGCAGATTCCATTGTCATTATTGATAGCTTTCCTTGCCTCTTTGTCAACCCGTTCGCAATATAGGGTCAAAATCCTCCTCAATGGGTTAGCGGATATTGGCTACAATGCTTCCAAGCAGATGTGGTTTTATGGCTTTAAAGTTCACATGTTAGTGACTTTATCGGGCTATATTTTGAACTATGTTGTCACGCCAGCCTCTGTTCATGATATCAGAGCTGTTGATGAATTACTTGAAAACTGTAGGCAACCGTTTATTCTAGGAGATTGAGGTTACCTTAGTCAGTCCCTTAAAGAGGAACTAAACAAGAGGGGCTATCACTTATGGACACCTTGGCGACAAAATATGCAGGGTTCAACTGAACACAACAACTGGAAGTTACTAGCCATGCGTAGAACCATTGAGACACGCTTTTCCGAGCTCTGTAGTTTGTTTGGAATCGAGCATACATGAGCCAGAGGTCTAGCTGGGATTCAGCTAATGCTAGAACAAATTATACTAACCTATAATCTGAGCTATTTTATTGTGAACTAGCACCACGGGTACTAGTTAGTGAGGGTGCTAGGAAACTGCCAGGACGGTTGCCGTTAGGGAGTCAGACAGAAAAAAAAAGGCTTTGACAGTCGTCAAAACCTTCGTGGTCCCTCACTTTCTAATTTCAAGTGTCGGGCTAAAATAGTCCACCGGACTATTTGACTACCCCAGCAAGGGTGATTGGCTGTCCTTCTGTACCTCAAAATGGTACCAAGACAGCCGTCAACTACTGCAACCTGAGCTCCTTAGCAGCTGGGGTCTCTGTTCCTTGCCTCCTTTTGATTTTTTCATTGAGTATTAGATAGATCTATCAAGTCTGCTTTCTCCGCAGCCATGCCTTCCTGATTTCTTCTAAGAGGAAGATTGGGACAGGACAGAGGATAAGGATGCCCCATTCTAAGCTGGTAATTGGTGCAGTGCTGAAGAGATCATTAAGGAAAGGGACATAAGCCAAGAGGCTGAAGAGGAGAACTTCAATAGCCAGCCCCAAGTTGATGGTGCGGTTGGTAAAGAAACCGCGCTTAAAGATGGATTGGATTTGGGTCCGACAGTTCATGACCTGACCGATTTGACAAAAGATGATGGCACCCAAAGTCATAGTGGTCGCTTCTCGGTAGAGCTCTCCATTCGCGGGCAGGTTAACTAGGCTTTGTCCATGCAGAGCAAAGACTGCAAAGAAGGCAGCCATGGCCACTAAGGCTTCCATACCGCCATACCAGAGGAAGGACTTGACCAACATCTTGGGATTGATGAGCCGGTCTGTCTTGGCTCGTGGCGGCTGATTCATAATGCCTTCTTCTGGCTGTTCAACGCCCAATCCCAAGGCAGGCATCATATCACTCCCTAGGTCGATGGCCAGAATTTGCATCACGCTCAAGGGTAGAGGCACCAGACCTTTAGAAAAGAGGAAGACGGCCGAAGGCACAGCTTCCGATGTGTTGCTGTTGAAGATATAGCTGAGGAACTTCCGTAAATTACTGTAGATGGCTCGGCCTTCTTCAATGGCCCTGACGATGGAGGTGAAGTGATCATCGGTCAGAATCATATCTGCCGATTCTTTGGCCACATCTGTACCGGTAATCCCCATGGCAACACCGATATCGGCCTTTTTGAGGGCAGGAGCATCATTGACACCATCGCCTGTCACAGCGACAACATGACCCAGAGCCTGCAGATTGGTAACAATACGGAACTTTTGTTCAGGGGCAATCCGAGCAAAGATGACCTCATCTTTCAGAGCTTCCTGCAGTTCCACATCAGACATATCAGCCAGAATACGGCCGCTGATAACCCGCGGCTGCTCAGTCTTAACAATGCCGATACTTTTGGCGATGCTGACAGCCGTCAGGTCATAGTCACCTGTCATCATGATGATCCGGATATCCGCTGCATGACACTTGGCAACAGCTTCCTTGACTCCTTCACGCGGAGGATCCTGCATAATCAAAAGTCCCATGAAGACCATATCCTTTTCAGCCGTGTCAATCGCTGCAGCCTGAATACGAGATTCATCATCATAGAGCCGACAGGCCAGAGCTAAGACCCGTAAGCCCTTTTGGGCGTAGGCATCGTTGGCTCGAAGAATGGCTGATTTTTCCTGCCCATTAAGCTGACGGATTTGACCATTTTCACGAACATAGGAACTGAGCTCCAAAATTTCTTTTGGGGCACCCTTGGTGAAGGAGGCTGTTTCTTTACCATCAATGGCCTCTGACAGATGATTAAAGGTGGTCATCCGCTTGCGGTCCGAATCAAAGGGCAGTTCTTTAAGGCGATAGTTTTCTGCTTCATTGTCCGATAAATCAATCCCAGCCTTCTGCGCAGCTACTTCCAGGCAGGCTTCGGTCGGATCCCCCAGAACAGTATAATTAGGATTATCAGCATTGGGACTGCTGATTTTGGCATTGCTGCAGAGCGTAGCTCCCCGCAAAAGCCAATTGAGATCAGTATCCTGACTGGCTCTTACTGTTTGGCCGTGAAGAAGAACTTGGCCAACTGGAGCATAGCCAAGGCCTGTCAGCTTGTACTCTTTCTTAGGAGTCCAGAGGTTGTGAACGGTCATTTCATTCTTGGTCAAAGTTCCTGTCTTATCTGAACAGATGACTGAGGTTTCTCCCAGCGTTTCAACAGATGAGAGCTTCTTTACTAGAGCATTCTGCTTAGCCATTCTTTGAACAGCCATAGCCAGCGATAGGGTAATGGTTGGCAGGAGCCCTTCTGGAATGAAGGCGACAATCATCCCCAAAGAGAAGATAAAGGCCTTAGCCATAGGCTCTTTGACAAAGAAGACAGACGCAATAAAGAAGAAAATACCAACACTCATAGCAATGACCGAAATCTGCTTGGTTAGGCGATCTACTTCCTTTTGCAGAGGACTCTTTTCATCAGCTACTGTCTGAGTCAAGTCAGCAATCTTCCCAAACTCAGTCTGCATGGCAATCTCGGTCACCACAACACGAGCCGAGCCATTAGCGACGGTCGTTCCCGCAAAAACGAGATTGTCAGCTTCTAAAGCTGTGACATCACTATCGGTGATAATCTTGGCATTCTTACGAACAGGATTGGATTCCCCTGTTAGGGCTGACTGGTTGACCTGCAAATCAGTTGAGAGGATGATTCTAGCATCGGCCGAAATCTTGTCTCCTTCTTCAATCAGGAGAATGTCACCTGGCACCAGATCCTCAGCCAAAATCTTCTGCTCAATCCCATCACGGACAACCCGAGCATAAGAAGGAAGCATATTTTTCAAGGCCTCGGTCGCCTTTTGGGCTCGATTTTCTTGGATAAAGCTGAAGACGCCGTTGATAACATTGACTAACCAGATAGCAATTCCCAGCTCAAAGGTTCCTGAGAGAATGGCCACTAAACCACCCACCCAGAGGAGAATGGCCATCAGACTGGTGAAATTCTTGAGAAACTTAAGCAGTTTGGATTCCTGCTTTCCGCTTGCTAAAAGATTTTTGCCGTATTGGCTTTGTCTTTGGCTGACCTCTTCATTATAAAGTCCTGTTTGACGGGTTGCTAAAGTTTGGTAGAGCTCCTCCGTCGAGAGACTTTGATAGTTATGCGATTGGTCACTCATGTAACCGCCTTCTTTCTAATGACACCTACATTTTAGCACGATTTAGCAAAAATGGAAAGAAACCTGAAAAGAAATCAACGTTTTCATCTATTGTAAAAGAGAGGACTTCAATCCTCTCTTTTATCGCTTTTTATTGAGAAATCTTATCTAAAATTTGGTTAGATTTAATCTTACTTGCGCTTCTTTAATGAACCAAGCAGGGTTGCAGCAGCAAAAGCTGTCATCCCCATACCAAATAGAGCTAGTCCATAGCTATTGCTATCACCAGTCTGTGGCAGAGTTTTTTCAGATGTCACAGATACTGGAGCCGGATCGGCAACTTTAACAGGAGTTACAGGTTCCTTAAGCGCTGGTTTTTCCGGTTTAGGATCCTTGAATTTTTCAACAATCAAATTTTTATGCCATTTCACAGAAATTTGTTTGCGTTCTGGGGCTTCTGGTATCTCTGGTACGTCTACTGTTGGTTTGTAGTTTGGTTCTGTTGGTGGGGTTGGAGCTTTCGGCTCTTCACCTGGATCAGCTGGAACTTCTACAATGTCATAGTTTGGTGCTGTCGGTGGAGTTGGCGGGGTCGGTTCATCCGGTACGGACGGAACATCTACCGTCGGTTTCACTTCTGGCGCTGTCGGTGGAGTCGGTGGAGTTGGCTCATCTGGTACTGATGGAACATCTACCTCTGGTTTCACTTCTGGTGCTGTCGGTGGAGTTGGTGGGGTTGGTTTATCCGGTACGGACGGAACATCTACCGTCGGTTTCACTTCCGGCGCTGTCGGTGGAGTCGGTGGAGTTGGCTCATCTGGTACTGATGGAACATCTACCTCTGGTTTCACTTCTGGTGCTGTCGGTGGAGTTGGTGGGGTTGGTTTATCTGGTACTGATGGAACATCTACCTCTGGCTTCACTTCTGGTGCTGTCGGTGGAGTCGGTGGAGTTGGCTCATCTGGTACTGATGGAACATCTACCGTCGGTTTCACTTCTGGTGCTGTCGGTGGAGTTGGCGGGGTCGGTTCATCCGGTACGGACGGAACATCTACCGCTGGCTTCACTTCTGGCGCTGTCGGTGGAGTTGGCGGAGTCGGTTCATCCGGTACGGATGGAACATCTACCTCTGGCTTCACTTCTGGCGCCGTTGGTGGAGTTGGCGGAGTTGGCTCATCTGGTACTGATGGAACCGGTACAGTTGGTTTATCCGTTGGCTCCGTCGGTGGGGTTGGTGGGGTTGGCTCCGTCGGCGGGGTTGGTACGGTCACCGTTTTTGGCGTTGGTGGAGTTGGTGGAGTTGGTTTTTCTGGAGCTTTTGGCGCATCTCCCGGATCCTTAGGGAATCCAACATTTGAGTTGATAGCAAACCAGTAAACCGTTGGTTGCCCATCAGCATTAGCACCATTAGCAGTAAAGACCAGATGACCGTCAGTCATCTTAACCCCCGCACCACCATAGTAAAGATATGGTGAGTCCGCATCATCCCAACCACGTAAAGTAGGTGTGGTTTCACCATTAAAGACAGCTCCATGTTCGATATATTGGTTGTCTTTTTCTGAGGTCACTTCCTTAGTATCAGGATTATAGGTGACACTTGAGTTTGGAATAGCAACAAACTCTTTATCTCCAATATTAACAAACTCTTGGTGTTTGATCGATTGGAATTTTTTCTTAGGTGTAAAAGTAATCAAGCCTGAAGTTGGATCAATCCTATAGGTTCCTAAAACATCATCCTGATCACCAAACTTATATTCGTCAAGACCTGTTGAGTGACCGTTCCCGCCACCTGAGGCATAGACATAATTTTCAGGTACAGTCGTTTCTTTTTCTACAATCCAACTCCCATTCCAGCCCGCTTTTTGCGCAATAATCTTCAGGGGATTCGATTCTGAAATGGTAACAGTTTTGCCACCAAAGCCTGCATAACCAGACTTGACAACTGGAGCACCGTTATTCAGACTAGGTGAGCTACCATCTGCATAAGGAGCCCAAGTACCACGAACGGTGTTGCCATCAGCATCTTTGGCTTCTACAACCAGTTCACGTGGTTTATCAGAACCATTGGCATAAGCAGCCCCATCCCAGTGGTTGAGAGAGTTAAGGGCAACGATAGCCTTACGTTGAGAGAGGTCATACATTTGACCATTTTCATCGTAGAACTCTACATCGACTGCAACCCTAATCGGCTCATCCGCCTTATCCGTTGACGCACCAACCGTCAGGGTAATCGTTGGGTCAGCATCAACCTTGGCAATCCCCTTACCATTATTAGATGGCAGGTTGAGAATTTCATAGCGGTAGATAACCTTGCTAATGTCATGCTCGACACCATCAACAATCATCTT harbors:
- a CDS encoding carbohydrate-binding domain-containing protein; amino-acid sequence: MNKNYIFNRSAFSQSKGHDIKRKSSKGLVTGLVLAGTIVLLGASQPASADEATAASDSSDKVVSVEETPTAADSQTSASDTENTAASDQTADAADIDTDTESVAADTDSPSSQTADSAIDSDVIRADAAHYHERYDWDEARGRDKDAQRARVITFADANAQSNSSRVSIDGKTITINQAGTYTLTGSGNGYSIGIADNVTDAVTFNLKTLDLKDSNISARKDLTLNILSDSSLASSTANTIEAGGALYISGKNKAALALKSTAGHAIKADNLKVKKVNLDLTSAKDGIHATKKVTIDGSAITIKSDDDGIKVKDESDVNSADLKIEDSTLTINAQHKGLAAYDEVTVDGASTITITSGHEGIEGRFVNLKKGNITINAGDDGINASEWTDKDDADLSKLKNSPSDIKNDLGIFIKGADISLIGYGDGVDSNGKIIITKGSLKSQNITNYNSALDHDGDALISGGTAWAIGHMGFFQGFSNGTKQAYVSAIVSGLAGDTITITDSKGRVVAQTKSEVDFDHVVFSSKDIKKDKSYTISTSDGHTATVTGTKDYTQHSKGNVPDGTPPLLPNGKKPAFPGNGVPPEKNPANPNKDPKNDAKDSDNDDKHHAKLTETDAKSIALSDAGLMESDVKSLKVEGDSDDDIPVYEIEFKRGDTEYDYTINALDGTITEKDIS
- a CDS encoding cation-translocating P-type ATPase: MSDQSHNYQSLSTEELYQTLATRQTGLYNEEVSQRQSQYGKNLLASGKQESKLLKFLKNFTSLMAILLWVGGLVAILSGTFELGIAIWLVNVINGVFSFIQENRAQKATEALKNMLPSYARVVRDGIEQKILAEDLVPGDILLIEEGDKISADARIILSTDLQVNQSALTGESNPVRKNAKIITDSDVTALEADNLVFAGTTVANGSARVVVTEIAMQTEFGKIADLTQTVADEKSPLQKEVDRLTKQISVIAMSVGIFFFIASVFFVKEPMAKAFIFSLGMIVAFIPEGLLPTITLSLAMAVQRMAKQNALVKKLSSVETLGETSVICSDKTGTLTKNEMTVHNLWTPKKEYKLTGLGYAPVGQVLLHGQTVRASQDTDLNWLLRGATLCSNAKISSPNADNPNYTVLGDPTEACLEVAAQKAGIDLSDNEAENYRLKELPFDSDRKRMTTFNHLSEAIDGKETASFTKGAPKEILELSSYVRENGQIRQLNGQEKSAILRANDAYAQKGLRVLALACRLYDDESRIQAAAIDTAEKDMVFMGLLIMQDPPREGVKEAVAKCHAADIRIIMMTGDYDLTAVSIAKSIGIVKTEQPRVISGRILADMSDVELQEALKDEVIFARIAPEQKFRIVTNLQALGHVVAVTGDGVNDAPALKKADIGVAMGITGTDVAKESADMILTDDHFTSIVRAIEEGRAIYSNLRKFLSYIFNSNTSEAVPSAVFLFSKGLVPLPLSVMQILAIDLGSDMMPALGLGVEQPEEGIMNQPPRAKTDRLINPKMLVKSFLWYGGMEALVAMAAFFAVFALHGQSLVNLPANGELYREATTMTLGAIIFCQIGQVMNCRTQIQSIFKRGFFTNRTINLGLAIEVLLFSLLAYVPFLNDLFSTAPITSLEWGILILCPVPIFLLEEIRKAWLRRKQT